The Myxococcales bacterium nucleotide sequence CCCGTGCTTCGTCATCGCGACCGTCGATAAGTTTGCGATGCTCCCGTGGCTCGGTAAGGCAGCGACACTATTCGGGCGGGTCCACGCCACAGCGGAGGGGCGATTTTATGGTGCAGGAGACAAAGCACCGAAAGCGCACACGCCGTTACCCAACGGCCTACGTCCACCGGAACTCATTGTTCAAGACGAGCTGCACCTTATCAGCGGGCCCCTGGGCACCATGGTGGGCCTGTACGAGGTCGCGATTGAAAAGCTGTGCACGCATCAGGACGCGTCGGGGCATCCTGTGCTTCCAAAGATCATGGCATCCACCGCAACCGCCAATCATGCTGATAAGCAGATTGAGAGCCTCTTTGGTCGCAAAACCCGTATCTTCCCGCCGCAGGGCATTGATGCGCTGGAAACGTATTTTTCAGAAATCAATACGAAGGATCCTGGTCGCCTCTATATAGGCGTCGCGGCTCCTGGACATCCTCTCAAGCGCGTGTTGCTTCGCACCTACGTTGCATTGCTCGGTGCGGCGGCGAAAGCACGTGCCAACCCTGCCGTTGATGCAGGGCTTGCGGACGCCTACATGACACTCGTGGGCTACTTCAACTCGCTACGCGAGCTTGGCGGTATGCGACGCTTAGTGGAGGACGACGTCAAGAATCAGTGCGAAAGCAAAGAGCAACGGGTTCCTGTCGAAGGTCATGCCGCGTCACCCTGGTTTCTAAATCGAAGCATTGGCGAGCCAGCTGAGCTTACCAGCCGAGTGGACACTATCAGCATCAGCACGATCAAAGGGAAGGTGGCGAAGTCTCATCAAGAGCAAGGTACGGATGTACTGTTGGCCTCCAATATGATCTCCGTTGGAGTCGACATCGACCGTCTAGGCCTTATGGTGATGGGGGGCCAGCCCAAGACCACCAGCGAATACATTCAAGCAAGCTCCCGCGTGGGCCGCAGCCGTCAACGGCCTGGTCTCGTGGTCACCTGCTACAATGTCACCCGGCCGCGCGACCGTTCGCACTATGAGCACTTTGTCGCCTACCATCAAAGTTTCTACCGTTACGTTGAGGCACAAAGCGTGACGCCCTTTGCCGAGCGTGCGTTAGATCGAGGTCTGTCGGGTGCGCTTGTGGCTCTGGTGCGTTTGTCCGTGGCCGAGCTTACGCCTCCCAACGCCGTCATGCACATTGCGCAGTTTAGAGCACCGGCCCAGCAACTGGTGGAGCAGTTTGTCAGTCGTGCCGCCGAAGAACACCAGGACAAAGTGCGGCGATGGGCTACCAACCGCTTGGATAACTGGGAAAAAGCTATCGCAAAAGCCGCAAATACTTTCTGCTACTCCCGCTATGACGATGGTCCTAAAGAGCCAACTTTGTTGCGGCTTGCTCTCGATGAGAAGCTTACCGAACTTCCTCCTGAACGAAAGAAATTCATCGCGCCTACGTCGATGCGAGATGTCGAGCCGACCGTGCATCTTTGGTTAAGCCAGCCGGGAACAAGGGTGAGGTAGGCCTAGCTATGGCGCGTTTTGGAAAAAGCAAAAAGAGTGGCAAGACAGAGCTGAGACCCGATGCCCACGTGCGCCAGAGCCAAATGGTGGGTGGCTACGGTGCCGGAGCAATGATCGACCTTTTGCACCATGCTGTCATTGTGTCCGGCTTGGAAGATTGGCGTTACGAGGGCCTCGACGACTCGAAAGTGGTTATCAACGAGTCGCGGTTGCGGGACAGGATAGCCGAGCGACATCCCGACCTTGCTCGCCAGCTCGCAAATGAAGGGTTTTTTAGGCGTCCACCACAGGGAGATGACAACGAGGCTAGCTCCAGCGTGGGCATCAAGGTCTTAGAGTTTCCAGCCTGGTTCGTCTGCCAGGGTTGTAGCCGACTCCTGCGCCGTGATGAGCTTGCGGCAAGCACGAAAAAAGATGGGCGACGTTATCATGAATGCGATCGCGACAGACGTAGCCTTTGCGTGCCAGTCCGTTTTGTTGGCGCATGCGCTGCCGGGCATTTGCAGGACCTTCCGTGGAGGCAGATTGCGCACTTCACAAGCACAGCGCGTTGCACCGCGCCTGAGCTTTTCCTAGAGGAAGATGCCACGGGCGATTTCGGACGCATCCGCGTAAGTTGCGGCAGTTGCGAAAGCGTTCAGTTGCTTGCCACGCTGGTTCGCAAAGATCAGAAGCTTCCCTGCGATGGCAAGCGCCCCTGGCTTCCGCGAGACGCCGAGGTCGAGGCGTGTGATCAACCCCTGCGTTTGTTGGTGCGAACTGCAAGTAACGGCTACTTTCCGTTGGTGGTGTCAGCCCTTTCAGTGCCGGATCCGCAGAATCAGCTGTTCGAGGAAGCTCGCCAAATCGAGAAAAACTTTCGTGGTCAGTCTCCAGAGCTAAGGCGGATGACCTTAGAGCAATCCGAGCGCTACCAGCCTCTGGTTGCCCAGTTCGGCATCGATCCACTGCTTGAAGCCATCGAGGTTGCCATTAGCGGCAAAACGCCTCAACGAAAGGCGCTGCGCACGGCCGAGTACGAGCAGTTCTTGCGTGCGCCTGAGTTGCAAACCGGCGAGTCGTACTCCGAAGACGAGGATTTTGTCGTGCGTGAGGTTCCGGCCCCCTCGGCCTATGCGCGTTTCTTGGATAGCATCGTGATCGTGCCGAGATTGCGTGAGGTTCGCGCCCAGTTCGGGTTTACGCGTCTTGAACCACCCATGGCAGACAATCAGGGTGAGTTTGACGACCTCAACATCAAAGCCGCGCCCTTAAGCGTCAAGGAAAGCTGGCTACCGGCGACAACCGTCCAGGGTGAGGGCCTATTCCTGCAACTCAGCTCAGCGGCGATTGCCGAGTGGGAAGCGCGCAGCGCAGTCAAAGCCCGAGCCGCGATTCTAGCCGCCGCGTACGACAAGTGGGCGTTGCAGTTGCGAGAGCCAAGTCAGAAGCCACCGTTCCTCGGCGCTCGATTTTTTCTACTGCACTCGTTGGCTCACATGTTGATCACCGCGATTTCGATTGAATGCGGCTATTCCGCTAGCGCGATTCGGGAGCGCATTTACTGCGGGCCCTACGGCGACGACCCAACCGACATGGCCGGCATTCTTCTGTACACTGGCACCGTGGGCTCCGAAGGCACCCTTGGTGGGCTGGTCGATCAACACAAGCGTCTGGCAACGCACCTCGATCGCGCACGCGAAATGGCGGCGCTGTGCTCCAACGATCCGATTTGCGCCACCCACGACCCGTCCACCGATCACGCCGAGCGGTTTCTCGAAGGCGCGGCATGCCATGGCTGCTTGTTCATTTCGGAGCCTTCGTGCGAGCGCTTCAACCGCCATCTCGATCGCACGTTAGTTGTCCCCGTCGTCGGCGGTGACCCGAACACGGCCTTTTTCCCTGTGCTGGACTATGTTTGAAAACGTCTCCACGCCTCAACTACGCGCACTGCTCGACGGTCTAAAAGAGGGCAGCATTGCCGCGCCTCTGACCACGCCCAGGTTGCTTGCGTCCGGTTTCACTTCGCTGGCAAAGCATCAAGCCCAGCTTGCCCACTTTACAACCGAGTCGCTTTGCCTTTTGTGCGAAGCCATTCTTGCCGAACGGCACAAGCAACAGCAAAGTGCGGAGCTCGTTTGGACCGGGCCCGAGGGTAGGGCTGCAACAGCGCGCAGCACCTTCGTGGTGTTTCGTGATCTATTGGCCGGCGCACAGCGCAGTGTGTGGATGGCGGGCTATAGAGTCGATCATGGCAAAGACCTGTTTGCGCCTTTGCACCAAGCCATGCTCCAACGGGGCGTGAAGGTGACGTTTTTACTCAACTTCGATGCTGAAGTGTCCCGCCAGGACGCCGTGCATGACAAAGCCGTCGAGCTTATCAACGGCTTTCGCACCGACAACTGGCCGTTCGAGGGCCCGCGGCCACGCTTCTTTTACGATCCACGTTCGCTTCAGCCTCGTGCGCGCGCCAGCATGCACGCCAAGGCACTTGTGGTCGACGAGACGCATACCCTGATTGGCTCGGCAAACTTCACCAACCGCGGCCAGCACCGCAACATCGAAGCCGGCGCCCTCATCCACGATGAAGGCTTCGCCAAAAGCCTCGTCACCCAGTTTCAATCACTCATCGACAGCGACTACGTCCACGCCTACGAGGCCGATGGCTAAGGTGTGTTAGCCAGCGTCGTCCGCATTCAGGATCGTCAGATAGTTCGCGTAGCCAAATGACCGATTTCGTCGTCGTCCAGTCAGTTCGGTGAGAATAGCCTGACGGACCAAGATGTCGATCGCTTGCTTCGCGGTGGGTTTTGACATCTGCAATAGCGAGGCGACGCTGTCCTGGGTCACGATAGGATGCGTCGGCAAGTATTCGAAAAGACGACACGATGCCATCGTCGTGCCCTCGCTGTGTACAAGCCGACGGCGATCAGTATTCAAGAGCTGAAAAAGCTTCTGAGCCGTAACCATGCTCTCGTCAGCCACGTCGCGAACGCCCTGCAGAAAGAAGCACGTCCATGCCTCCCATTGGCCCTGTGTGCGCACTGCCATCAAGCGGTCGTAATACGCTTGTCTGTTGCGATTGAAGTGCAGGCTCAGATACAACAGCGGCTGGCTCAACAAGCCATAATATTTCAACAGCAACGCGATTAGCAATCGTCCAATACGTCCATTGCCATCTAAATAAGGATGTATGCTTTCAAACTGCACATGCACCAGTCCAATCCGAATCAAGAGGTGCAACGAATCCTTGCCGTGGATGTATTTTTCCATGGCCGACAAGGCATCGCCAAGCGCTGAGGGCGGCGGCGGAACATACGTAGCGTTCCCTGGCCGGCTGCCACCTATCCAGTTTTGGCTTGTGCGGATCTGACCCGGCTGCTTGTGTTCACCGCGGGTGCCTTTCAGTAAACGCTTGTGCGTCTCGTTCAACAGACGCATCGAAACCGGCAACCCCTTAGCCGAATCGAGTTGAGCAAATGCGTATTTCAAGGCGTCCAGATAATTGCATACGTCCTGGACGTCCTCTAAGTTGCGTTGAGGACTCCACGCGTCGGCTTCGTAATTGAATATATCCACCAACGTCGCCTGGGTGCCTTCGACTTGCGACGAAATCACTGCCTCTTTGCGAACAAACGCATAGATGAATAGCTCAGGGCTTGGAATCATAGTCGTGGCCGTTTCAAGGCGTGCAAGGCTCTTCTCCGCGGCATGAA carries:
- a CDS encoding DUF1998 domain-containing protein; the encoded protein is MARFGKSKKSGKTELRPDAHVRQSQMVGGYGAGAMIDLLHHAVIVSGLEDWRYEGLDDSKVVINESRLRDRIAERHPDLARQLANEGFFRRPPQGDDNEASSSVGIKVLEFPAWFVCQGCSRLLRRDELAASTKKDGRRYHECDRDRRSLCVPVRFVGACAAGHLQDLPWRQIAHFTSTARCTAPELFLEEDATGDFGRIRVSCGSCESVQLLATLVRKDQKLPCDGKRPWLPRDAEVEACDQPLRLLVRTASNGYFPLVVSALSVPDPQNQLFEEARQIEKNFRGQSPELRRMTLEQSERYQPLVAQFGIDPLLEAIEVAISGKTPQRKALRTAEYEQFLRAPELQTGESYSEDEDFVVREVPAPSAYARFLDSIVIVPRLREVRAQFGFTRLEPPMADNQGEFDDLNIKAAPLSVKESWLPATTVQGEGLFLQLSSAAIAEWEARSAVKARAAILAAAYDKWALQLREPSQKPPFLGARFFLLHSLAHMLITAISIECGYSASAIRERIYCGPYGDDPTDMAGILLYTGTVGSEGTLGGLVDQHKRLATHLDRAREMAALCSNDPICATHDPSTDHAERFLEGAACHGCLFISEPSCERFNRHLDRTLVVPVVGGDPNTAFFPVLDYV
- a CDS encoding phospholipase, with product MFENVSTPQLRALLDGLKEGSIAAPLTTPRLLASGFTSLAKHQAQLAHFTTESLCLLCEAILAERHKQQQSAELVWTGPEGRAATARSTFVVFRDLLAGAQRSVWMAGYRVDHGKDLFAPLHQAMLQRGVKVTFLLNFDAEVSRQDAVHDKAVELINGFRTDNWPFEGPRPRFFYDPRSLQPRARASMHAKALVVDETHTLIGSANFTNRGQHRNIEAGALIHDEGFAKSLVTQFQSLIDSDYVHAYEADG
- a CDS encoding Fic family protein; amino-acid sequence: MPRKTGEYQQTRFDSESVLAFIPYPLPPQEPALIVNDEMLALLHAAEKSLARLETATTMIPSPELFIYAFVRKEAVISSQVEGTQATLVDIFNYEADAWSPQRNLEDVQDVCNYLDALKYAFAQLDSAKGLPVSMRLLNETHKRLLKGTRGEHKQPGQIRTSQNWIGGSRPGNATYVPPPPSALGDALSAMEKYIHGKDSLHLLIRIGLVHVQFESIHPYLDGNGRIGRLLIALLLKYYGLLSQPLLYLSLHFNRNRQAYYDRLMAVRTQGQWEAWTCFFLQGVRDVADESMVTAQKLFQLLNTDRRRLVHSEGTTMASCRLFEYLPTHPIVTQDSVASLLQMSKPTAKQAIDILVRQAILTELTGRRRNRSFGYANYLTILNADDAG